A section of the Rhodobacteraceae bacterium M382 genome encodes:
- a CDS encoding cobyric acid synthase, whose product MTRAIMIQGTGSNVGKSLVVAGLARAFVNRGLRVAPFKPQNMSNNAAVTPEGGEIGRAQALQARAARRTPHTDMNPVLLKPETDTGAQVIVHGQRRGTRSAGSFMRDKSGLLDAALESFARLAADADLVLIEGAGSPAETNLRQGDIANMGFACAANVPVLLVGDIHRGGVIAQIVGTQAVLDPVDLNQIVGFAVNRFRGDLSLFDGGRDDIVQRTGWPCLGVVPWFNEAWRLPAEDMMDIASHVGGACKIVVPQLERMANFDDLDPLSAEPGVTVDIVPAGRALPGDADLILIPGSKSTIGDLAYLKAQGWDVDIHAHVRRGGHVLGVCGGYQMLGKTIDDPDGVDGRPGKVDGLGLLDVDTVMGGTKTVTLTQAHVLDSNEPVDGYEIHMGRSSGPDCDRAWLGIDGRREGARSRSGLVRGTYLHGLFSSDPFRAKFLEELGHQSDLRYEDGVDDVLDQLAVHLEEHLNLDQLWDLAGPVSQTTRTAS is encoded by the coding sequence ATGACACGCGCCATCATGATTCAAGGCACCGGCAGCAACGTCGGAAAATCGTTGGTGGTCGCAGGATTGGCGCGGGCCTTTGTCAACCGCGGGCTGCGGGTGGCCCCGTTCAAACCACAGAACATGTCCAACAATGCCGCCGTCACCCCCGAGGGCGGGGAAATCGGACGCGCACAGGCGCTGCAGGCCCGAGCCGCGCGCCGCACGCCGCATACCGACATGAACCCGGTGTTGTTGAAGCCCGAGACCGACACCGGTGCCCAGGTGATCGTTCATGGGCAACGCCGCGGCACCCGGTCTGCGGGCAGTTTCATGCGCGACAAGAGCGGTTTGCTGGATGCCGCGCTGGAGAGTTTTGCGCGGCTGGCAGCCGACGCGGACCTGGTGTTGATCGAAGGCGCAGGATCACCCGCAGAAACCAACCTGCGCCAGGGCGACATAGCCAATATGGGCTTTGCCTGTGCTGCAAACGTGCCAGTCCTATTGGTGGGGGACATCCATCGTGGCGGCGTGATTGCCCAGATCGTGGGCACCCAGGCCGTTCTGGACCCCGTGGATCTGAATCAAATCGTCGGATTTGCCGTCAACCGGTTCCGCGGCGATCTGAGCCTGTTTGACGGGGGGCGCGATGACATCGTGCAGCGCACCGGGTGGCCCTGTCTTGGGGTGGTTCCCTGGTTCAACGAAGCCTGGCGTCTGCCTGCCGAGGACATGATGGACATCGCCTCGCACGTGGGCGGGGCCTGCAAGATCGTGGTCCCGCAGCTGGAGCGTATGGCCAATTTCGACGACCTGGACCCGCTGTCGGCCGAACCTGGTGTGACGGTCGACATCGTTCCCGCCGGGCGCGCGCTGCCCGGTGACGCCGATCTGATCCTGATTCCGGGGAGCAAATCGACAATCGGAGACCTGGCCTATTTGAAGGCACAGGGGTGGGATGTGGACATCCATGCCCATGTTCGGCGCGGCGGTCACGTTCTGGGCGTGTGTGGCGGCTATCAAATGCTGGGCAAGACAATTGACGACCCCGATGGTGTCGATGGGCGCCCCGGCAAGGTTGATGGATTGGGGTTGCTGGATGTCGATACAGTCATGGGCGGCACCAAGACCGTTACCCTGACCCAGGCGCATGTGCTGGACAGCAATGAACCGGTCGACGGTTACGAAATTCATATGGGACGCAGCAGCGGTCCGGATTGTGATCGGGCCTGGCTGGGCATAGATGGGCGACGCGAAGGCGCCCGATCCCGGTCGGGTCTGGTCCGCGGCACCTATCTGCACGGTCTGTTTTCATCGGACCCCTTTCGCGCCAAATTCCTGGAGGAACTGGGGCACCAAAGCGACCTGCGCTATGAAGACGGCGTGGACGACGTTCTGGATCAGCTTGCCGTGCATCTGGAAGAACACCTCAACTTGGACCAGCTGTGGGATCTGGCAGGGCCAGTTTCGCAGACCACCCGCACAGCCAGTTGA
- a CDS encoding elongation factor P: MRDFVDGTAFNNEQGNRARKLFAAVVLAALDDAIADDKKYGNGPEQIARWARSRDGREVLSCAGIDPNERVVNGLMEFVGRGVRTSVALSREESERRNAAQQAEAA, encoded by the coding sequence ATGAGAGATTTCGTTGACGGCACTGCCTTTAACAACGAGCAGGGAAACCGGGCTCGTAAACTGTTTGCAGCAGTTGTGTTGGCTGCGCTGGATGACGCCATTGCCGATGATAAAAAATACGGGAATGGCCCAGAACAAATTGCCCGTTGGGCCCGCTCGCGCGATGGGCGCGAGGTGCTGAGCTGTGCCGGGATCGACCCCAATGAGCGGGTTGTGAACGGATTGATGGAGTTCGTGGGTCGCGGTGTGCGGACCTCGGTTGCTCTGTCACGCGAAGAAAGCGAGCGTCGCAATGCCGCTCAACAGGCCGAAGCGGCCTGA
- the efp gene encoding elongation factor P, translated as MAKINGNEIRPGNVLEHNGGLWAAVKVDHVKPGKGGAFAQVELRNLRNGSKLNERFRSADKVERVRLEQKDQQFLYESDGMLVFMDTETYEQIELPAELLGDRRPFLQDGMTIVVEFHESEALNATVPQKVTCQIVETEPVVKGQTAANSFKPAILDNGVKVMVPPFVGQDEMIVVNTETMEYSERA; from the coding sequence ATGGCTAAGATCAACGGCAATGAGATCCGTCCCGGCAATGTTCTGGAACACAACGGCGGGCTTTGGGCCGCGGTCAAAGTGGATCATGTGAAACCCGGCAAGGGTGGGGCATTCGCACAGGTCGAACTGCGCAACCTGCGCAACGGGTCCAAATTGAACGAACGCTTCCGCAGCGCGGACAAGGTCGAACGGGTGCGTCTGGAGCAAAAAGACCAACAATTCCTGTACGAAAGCGACGGAATGCTGGTGTTCATGGACACCGAAACCTACGAGCAAATCGAACTGCCTGCCGAATTGTTGGGCGATCGCCGCCCGTTCCTTCAGGACGGTATGACCATCGTTGTGGAATTCCACGAAAGCGAAGCGTTGAACGCCACTGTGCCGCAGAAAGTCACCTGTCAGATCGTCGAGACCGAACCGGTCGTCAAAGGTCAGACAGCGGCCAATTCGTTCAAACCCGCGATTCTGGACAATGGGGTCAAAGTCATGGTGCCGCCCTTTGTCGGTCAGGACGAAATGATCGTGGTGAACACCGAAACCATGGAATATTCTGAACGCGCCTGA
- a CDS encoding RidA family protein, with translation MPAISVHPEGWKPAKGYANGMVAEGRVLCVGGQIGWNAQQVFETHDFIGQMVQTLKNIRDVVEAAGGKAEDIIRLTWYVTDKREYVARQGEIGKAYRDVMGYHFPAMAMVVVAGLVEDDAKIEIEATAVLPS, from the coding sequence ATGCCCGCAATCTCTGTACATCCCGAAGGATGGAAACCCGCAAAAGGCTATGCCAATGGCATGGTGGCCGAGGGGCGTGTATTGTGTGTGGGCGGGCAGATCGGCTGGAATGCGCAACAGGTGTTCGAAACCCATGACTTTATCGGTCAGATGGTCCAGACCCTGAAAAATATTCGTGACGTGGTCGAAGCGGCCGGTGGCAAGGCCGAAGATATCATTCGCCTGACCTGGTATGTGACGGACAAACGGGAATACGTCGCGCGCCAGGGCGAAATCGGCAAGGCATACCGCGATGTGATGGGATACCATTTCCCGGCCATGGCGATGGTGGTGGTGGCCGGGTTGGTCGAAGATGACGCCAAGATCGAAATCGAAGCCACGGCGGTTCTGCCATCCTGA
- a CDS encoding cupin domain-containing protein — protein sequence MRINADFAERVAVHFDDTPWVASPAPGVERKMLDRIGEEVARATTIVRFAPGSAFKAHTHDGGEEYLVLDGVFQDELGDFPVGSYVRNPPTSRHTPAAMDGAIILVKLHQFQPEDRHQVQINTNIGADPVLPLFHDAHEEVRLETWAPGARVGKEPEGGMEVFVVDGGFTENGEEFARWDWLRLPPGQGFSGCAGPDGARVWIKTGHLAQML from the coding sequence ATGCGGATCAATGCCGATTTTGCCGAAAGAGTGGCAGTTCACTTTGATGACACCCCGTGGGTTGCCTCTCCGGCCCCAGGGGTTGAACGCAAAATGCTGGACCGGATTGGCGAAGAGGTCGCGCGGGCGACAACCATTGTCAGGTTCGCACCGGGCAGCGCCTTCAAGGCCCATACCCATGACGGGGGCGAGGAATACCTGGTGCTGGACGGGGTGTTTCAGGACGAACTGGGGGATTTCCCGGTGGGATCCTATGTGCGCAACCCGCCCACATCGCGCCACACGCCTGCCGCGATGGACGGCGCTATTATTCTGGTCAAACTGCATCAATTCCAACCCGAGGACAGGCATCAGGTTCAGATCAACACCAATATCGGTGCCGATCCGGTGTTGCCGCTGTTTCATGACGCCCACGAAGAGGTGCGCCTCGAAACCTGGGCACCAGGAGCCAGGGTCGGCAAGGAACCCGAAGGGGGCATGGAGGTTTTTGTTGTGGACGGTGGCTTCACGGAAAACGGCGAAGAATTTGCGCGCTGGGACTGGCTGCGCCTGCCGCCGGGACAGGGGTTTTCAGGCTGCGCGGGGCCCGATGGGGCCCGTGTTTGGATCAAAACGGGGCATTTGGCCCAAATGCTGTAA
- a CDS encoding NAD(P)-dependent oxidoreductase yields MATSHQASGVQAGRLSAEQITENFSDLHPAYDAHEAAVAADRCYFCYDAPCTTACPTDIDIPMFLREIQTGHPEAAARTILSQNILGGMCARVCPTETLCEEVCVRETAEGKPVEIGRLQRYATDTLMASGVHPFTRADSTGKKIAIVGAGPAGLSAAHRLAMLGHDVVIYEPKPKSGGLNEFGIASYKSTENFAAREVEWLMQIGGITVEHGQGLGRGLTLDGLKADHDAVFLSIGLAGVNALRAAGEDKDGVRDAVDFISELRQADDLRTLPVGRDVVVIGGGMTAVDAAVQSKLLGAENVTIAYRRDRSAMGASGFEQDLAASKGVKLMFNVQPVAVHGNGAAAEIELEYTSSTGGSLTGTGETVRIAADQIFKAIGQTLEGAPEGLEIEGRKIKVDDAGRTSVAGVWAGGDCASGGEDLTVTAVAEGRDAAMDIHSSLMG; encoded by the coding sequence ATGGCGACCAGCCATCAGGCATCCGGAGTTCAGGCAGGGCGTTTGTCCGCCGAACAGATCACCGAAAACTTTTCGGATCTGCATCCAGCCTATGACGCACACGAGGCGGCAGTGGCCGCAGATCGGTGCTATTTCTGCTATGACGCACCCTGCACGACCGCATGCCCCACAGACATCGACATTCCCATGTTCCTGCGCGAAATCCAGACCGGTCACCCCGAGGCTGCGGCGCGCACGATCCTGAGCCAGAACATCCTGGGCGGCATGTGCGCCCGGGTCTGCCCCACGGAAACGCTGTGCGAAGAGGTTTGCGTGCGTGAAACGGCCGAAGGCAAGCCGGTCGAGATCGGCCGCCTGCAGCGCTATGCCACCGACACGTTGATGGCGTCGGGCGTGCACCCGTTCACACGGGCGGACAGCACTGGCAAGAAAATTGCCATCGTCGGGGCAGGGCCTGCGGGTCTTTCGGCGGCGCACCGTCTGGCGATGTTGGGCCATGATGTGGTGATTTATGAGCCCAAACCCAAATCCGGCGGCCTGAATGAATTCGGGATCGCGTCGTATAAGTCGACGGAAAACTTCGCCGCACGCGAAGTCGAATGGTTGATGCAGATCGGTGGGATCACCGTTGAGCATGGCCAGGGGTTGGGCCGAGGTCTCACGCTTGATGGTCTCAAAGCTGATCATGACGCGGTGTTCCTGTCAATTGGTCTGGCTGGGGTCAATGCCCTGCGGGCCGCGGGCGAGGACAAGGACGGCGTGCGCGATGCCGTTGATTTCATTTCCGAACTGCGTCAGGCGGACGATCTTCGCACCTTGCCTGTTGGCCGCGATGTCGTGGTGATTGGCGGCGGTATGACCGCAGTGGATGCCGCCGTGCAGTCGAAACTGTTGGGCGCGGAAAACGTCACCATCGCCTATCGTCGCGATCGCAGCGCAATGGGGGCCAGCGGGTTTGAACAGGATCTGGCGGCCTCCAAGGGCGTCAAGCTGATGTTCAATGTTCAGCCAGTCGCCGTGCATGGCAATGGCGCAGCTGCCGAGATCGAGCTGGAATACACCTCCAGCACCGGCGGGTCTTTGACCGGAACCGGCGAAACCGTACGGATCGCTGCGGATCAGATCTTCAAGGCCATCGGCCAGACGCTGGAAGGCGCACCCGAAGGTCTGGAAATCGAAGGCCGCAAGATCAAGGTTGATGACGCAGGTCGCACATCGGTTGCCGGGGTTTGGGCCGGGGGCGACTGTGCCTCGGGCGGCGAAGACCTGACCGTAACCGCTGTGGCCGAAGGCCGCGACGCTGCAATGGACATCCACAGCAGCCTGATGGGCTGA
- the preA gene encoding NAD-dependent dihydropyrimidine dehydrogenase subunit PreA — MADLTTDFLGIKSPNPFWLASAPPTDKEYNVRRAFEAGWGGVVWKTLGSEGPPVVNVNGPRYGAIWGADRRLLGLNNIELITDRPLETNLEEITRVKKDYPDRAIIVSLMVPCEEEAWKAILPKVAATGADGIELNFGCPHGMAERGMGSAVGQVPEYVEMVTRWCKENYDKPVIVKLTPNITDVRLPARAAMAGGADAVSLINTINSIVSVDLDAMAPNPTIGDKGTHGGYCGPAVKPIALNMVAEIARDAQTQNLPISAIGGITTWRDAAEFIAMGAGNVQVCTAAMTYGFRIVEEMISGLSQWMDEKGYESTADFLGMAVPNVTDWQYLNLNHISKAKIDEDSCIKCGRCYAACEDTSHQAIAMSEDRVFSVKDEECVACNLCVNVCPVENCITMEVMEPGTVDPRTGKVVEEEYANWTTHPNNPGTCAAE, encoded by the coding sequence ATGGCTGATCTGACAACAGACTTTCTGGGGATCAAATCCCCGAACCCGTTCTGGCTGGCCTCGGCGCCGCCAACGGACAAGGAATATAACGTCCGCCGCGCATTCGAGGCCGGATGGGGCGGTGTGGTGTGGAAAACGCTGGGGTCCGAAGGACCGCCCGTCGTCAATGTGAACGGTCCGCGTTATGGCGCGATCTGGGGGGCGGACCGTCGCCTGTTGGGGCTCAACAATATCGAGCTGATTACTGACCGCCCACTGGAAACCAACCTCGAAGAAATCACCCGGGTCAAAAAAGACTATCCGGATCGCGCGATCATCGTATCGCTGATGGTCCCGTGCGAGGAGGAGGCCTGGAAGGCGATCCTGCCCAAGGTCGCGGCCACTGGTGCCGACGGGATCGAGCTGAACTTTGGCTGTCCGCATGGCATGGCCGAACGTGGCATGGGATCTGCCGTTGGGCAGGTGCCGGAATATGTCGAAATGGTCACCCGCTGGTGCAAGGAAAACTATGACAAACCGGTGATCGTCAAGCTGACCCCGAACATCACCGATGTGCGCCTGCCGGCCCGCGCGGCCATGGCGGGGGGCGCGGATGCGGTCAGCCTGATCAACACGATCAACTCGATTGTCTCGGTCGACCTGGACGCGATGGCGCCGAACCCGACCATTGGCGACAAGGGCACCCATGGTGGCTATTGTGGTCCCGCAGTTAAACCCATCGCGCTGAACATGGTCGCGGAAATCGCCCGCGATGCACAAACCCAAAACCTGCCGATCTCGGCCATTGGTGGCATCACCACATGGCGCGATGCGGCGGAATTCATAGCGATGGGCGCGGGCAATGTGCAGGTTTGTACCGCCGCGATGACCTATGGTTTCCGCATCGTCGAAGAGATGATCAGCGGGCTGAGCCAGTGGATGGATGAGAAGGGGTATGAATCGACTGCCGACTTCCTGGGTATGGCCGTGCCGAATGTCACCGACTGGCAGTATCTGAACCTGAACCACATCTCCAAGGCCAAGATTGACGAAGATTCCTGTATCAAATGCGGTCGGTGCTATGCTGCCTGCGAAGATACCTCGCATCAGGCAATCGCGATGAGCGAAGACCGGGTGTTCAGCGTCAAGGACGAAGAATGCGTGGCCTGCAATCTGTGCGTCAACGTCTGCCCGGTTGAGAATTGCATCACCATGGAAGTCATGGAACCCGGAACGGTTGACCCGCGCACCGGCAAGGTGGTCGAGGAAGAATACGCCAACTGGACAACCCACCCCAACAATCCGGGGACCTGCGCCGCCGAGTAA
- a CDS encoding TetR/AcrR family transcriptional regulator, translated as MAQDRAPTRIQKKNRAAILEAALDVFSANGFRGSTVDQIANAAGLSKPNLLYYFPSKEAIFTELLSQLLDTWLDPLRELDAAGDPMEEILAYVQRKLQLSRDFPRESRLYANEIVQGAPRMIEVLSTDLRTLVDEKVTVLETWMREGKIARTHPKHLLFSVWSLTQHYADFDVQVRALMADEDPFDGAAEFLEGLYRRMLTPP; from the coding sequence ATGGCCCAGGATCGAGCCCCGACCCGCATCCAGAAAAAGAATCGCGCCGCCATTCTCGAAGCTGCATTGGATGTGTTTTCTGCCAACGGATTTCGCGGGTCAACCGTGGATCAAATTGCCAATGCAGCCGGGCTGTCCAAGCCCAATCTGCTCTACTACTTCCCCTCCAAGGAGGCGATTTTCACCGAACTTTTGTCCCAGTTGCTGGACACCTGGCTGGATCCGCTGCGCGAATTGGATGCGGCGGGCGATCCGATGGAAGAGATCCTGGCCTATGTTCAGCGCAAGCTGCAACTGAGCCGGGATTTTCCACGGGAAAGCCGGCTGTATGCCAATGAAATCGTTCAGGGTGCACCGCGTATGATCGAGGTGCTATCGACCGACCTCAGAACATTGGTCGATGAAAAAGTCACCGTGCTGGAAACCTGGATGCGCGAGGGGAAAATTGCCCGAACCCATCCCAAACACCTGCTGTTTTCGGTGTGGTCGCTGACCCAGCATTACGCCGATTTCGATGTTCAGGTCCGCGCGTTGATGGCAGATGAAGACCCGTTTGACGGCGCTGCCGAATTCCTTGAGGGCCTTTATCGGCGCATGTTGACCCCGCCGTGA